In Gossypium arboreum isolate Shixiya-1 chromosome 6, ASM2569848v2, whole genome shotgun sequence, the following are encoded in one genomic region:
- the LOC108485434 gene encoding multifunctional methyltransferase subunit TRM112 homolog A-like: MRLLTHNMLSSNIKGVTKGFPLKIEVEKVVEKQVEINHDFLRNIFPKIDWKAFSDAARTMGYVELPEQAPDPSVLESDLDFLTKFHHALLELHLEEGALVCPETGRKFPVNKGIPNMLLHEDEV, from the coding sequence ATGAGGTTGCTAACTCACAACATGTTGTCGTCAAACATCAAGGGGGTAACCAAGGGCTTCCCTCTCAAGATTGAAGTGGAGAAAGTGGTGGAGAAGCAAGTCGAAATCAACCACGATTTCCTCAGGAATATATTTCCCAAGATCGATTGGAAAGCGTTTTCCGATGCTGCCAGAACTATGGGCTACGTCGAGCTTCCTGAGCAGGCACCTGATCCGTCGGTGCTAGAGTCGGACCTGGACTTCTTGACGAAGTTCCACCATGCCCTCTTGGAGCTTCATCTTGAGGAAGGTGCTCTTGTTTGTCCCGAGACTGGCAGGAAGTTTCCTGTTAATAAGGGAATCCCCAATATGCTTCTGCATGAAGATGAGGTTTAA